The genomic DNA GCCAATGATGGCGGTGTACTACATTCATCCGGATGGTAAAACAGTTCGAATCATTGAAGATCTCGAACGACCAAACGGGGTGACAATCTCTCCCGATGGAAAACTGCTGTATGTAGCTGAGCCCAATCGGGGCGAAGTTTATCGCTACAGTATTCAGGCTCCCGGTCAGGTGACAGCCGGCCATTTGATTTACAAGGGCGATCCTGAAATTGATGGCAATGGCGGTCCTGATGGAATGACTCACGATATCCACGGGAATCTTTATGCAACTTACGATGGGATTGTCGTCTTGAATCCCGCTGGCGATTTGATTGGACGAATTGCGACACCGGAAAAACCAGCGAACTGCACCTTTGGTGGTCCTGAGAACAAGACGCTTTACATTACCGCCCGTACTGGTTTGTATAAGATTGAACTGGGAGTACCCGGCATTGCGTTGCCGAAGCAGGGACCTGAACTGGCTGAAGTGACAGGTATTGAGCCCAATCTTCCGGGCGTTCCTGTGATGCTGGCTGAAGAGGAAAAGAAAGAAACAAAGACGAACGATGTCAATCTGGGTGAACTAACTTTGTCGATACCAGAGTCTTGGGAAAATCAGCCTCCTGATAACCGTTTGCGTCTGGCTCAGTTCTCCATTCCTGCTGCTGAAGGTGCAGACGGATCAGCCGAACTCGTTGTCTTCCCGCCATTCGGAGGTTCAGTCGATGACAACATCACTCGCTGGATTAATCAATTTGATTCCGAAGGTTTGGAGCTGAAACTGACACAAGGGACTACCGAGCAGGGAAAATATCATATGGCGAACATCGCTGGTCTGTATAAGAAGCCAGACGGTCCTCCATTCTTGCGCAAAACCATTGACGCACCCGATCATCGGATGCTGGCCGTGATTCTGGAAATCAAGGATCAGGGAAACTACTTCCTGAAACTGGTCGGGCCACAGAAAACAGTTGATGGGGTCATCGAAGATTTCCGCAAAAGTTTCGGAGCGGATGTGAAATCCGAGAAAGAGTACAAGATTGCAAATTAATCTTTACTGCTTGCTACATTCTGTGACAAATAAAAAACGCCGCCCTGAATTCTGGGGCGGCGTTTTATTATGATCAACGAGCAATTCTAAGCGGCTTTGGATATCGACGATGATTTCGATTGAGCAGAGCGAACGGCTTTGCCAACTCCAGAGACAACTCGTTCGAGTTGACCGAGGTTGAGTTCGGCAAAAATGGGCAGAGCCATGATATCTCGGCTGAGTTGTTCGGAAATCGGGAACTGACCTTCTTTGTATCCATGATGGGCAAAGCAAGGTTGCAGGTGCAGTGGTTGTGGATAATAAACGGCACAACCAATTTGCTGTTCACGCAGAGAATTCAAGACTTCGTCTCGCAGGCCATCGTGAACACGAACACAATATTGATTGTAGACGTGACGGCGATCGGGCAATGTTTTTGGCAACTGGATCACACTGCCCAATTGTTCGCGATCAAACAGCTCCTGATACCAGCTGGCGTTACGTTGCCGGCCTTCGGTCCAGCTGTCGAGATATCGTAATTTCACTGACAGGACGGCTGCCTGCAGCGAATCGAGTCGACTGTTCATCCCAAGATCGATATGCTGATACCGACCGGCATCGCCATGAACACGCAATCGCTTCAACCGAGTCGCCAGTTGAGCATCGTCAGTCGTGATCATCCCACCATCGCCGGCTCCACCCAAATTCTTTGTCGGAAAGAAACTGAAACAGCCAATGGTGCCCAGAACGCCGGTTCGACGTCCACGATATTCCGATCCGATCGCCTGAGCAGCATCTTCAATAACTGCCAGATTGTGCTTCGTGGCTATTCGATTGATTTCTTCCATTTTGGCGCACTGTCCAAAAATGTGAACCGGCATAATGGCCTTGGTTCTGGAAGTGACAGCCGCTGAGATAGCCTGAGGATTGATGTTGAAACCATTTTCTTCGACATCGACAAACACCGGCTTGGCTCCAACACGCTCGATGGAACTGGCGGTCGCGAAAAAGGTGAACGGTGAAGTGATGACTTCATCACCCGGTCCAATATTAAGCGCCTGCAACGCCAGAATTAATGCATCCGTACCGGACGCACATCCGATTGCTTCGCGAGAATCACAATAACTGGCAATTTCAGACTCAAATTTGGAGACTTCATCACCCAGCACAAATGTCTGATTTTCAAAGACACGCTGAACGGCTTCATCAATCTCTTGCTTGATACTTTGATATTGAGGCTTCAGATCAATCAACGGAATTGGATCATGAGCAGAAGAAGAGGTGGGAAATGGGACAGTCGAAGCCACGGGCTTAGTCATGTGCGACTCCATTCGCAAATATTTGAGGGATGAGAACACGATTCATTCGTGATCTGACACTAATTGAGCGATTCAGCAGGTTAATGGTGATTGAGATGATTGTCTCAAATCGTGTTGCTCCTGTGAATTTGTGGAGACGGTAAATTGAACGGTAAGTTCTGTCAATAGTTTCTGTGAATCTGAGTTCAGACGGTAAGAAATGCCTTCTGATGGTCCTTTTTTGTAAATCTTGCAAACCTCGTCGCATCAATAGATACTCATTCAAATCGGTTGAAATTTGCCATCCCGATTAAAATCACAGGATCTCCTCACTCATATTTCAAAGTTTCTATGGAAAAATTCCCTTCCTGGTCAGCAATATGATGTATATTTAACCCAAGCACTAAATACTATCAAAATGTCCCAAAATCCTTAAACAACCCTTGAAGGCCCTTTTCCCCAGAGTTAAACTCGTGATGAACAAGTGGTAGCGGTGATTGTAAAGTGTGGGTTCTCCATATTACCTGGTCCTGCTGATATGCCATATTTTGGCTATCGAGGGCACCTGCACCGGCCACGTGGGTCGTGTTATCTATGTTGGATGACACAATTATTTTCGTTCCAGGATCTGCAGGACAGGCAACGAAGGAGAAGTAAGATGCGTAAGAGTGGAATGTTCTTTTTGGCAGCAGTCGCGACATTGGCATTTGCGTTCACAACAAACGCAGAAGCACGACGTCACGGTAGCTCAGGAAGTCACGGCAGCTGGGGTTCTTCCGGCGGTTCAAGTGGCGGAAGCCATGGCTCAAGCGGTGGTTATCACCACAGCTCAGGCAGCCACGGTTCAAGCGGCGGAGATTCAAGTGGCGGCTCAAGCGGCGGCGACTCGGACTCTAGCGGCGGATCAAGCGGCTACAGCAGCTCAGGATCAAAAGGTTCAAGCGGATCTAGTGGTTCAAGCGGCGGACGACGTTTGTTCAAACGACGTGGCAGCTCAGGATCAAGCGGATCAAGCGGAAGCTGGGGTTCTAGCGGAAGCCGTGGCTAATCTTGCTTGATCATTCCTGGAATGATCATATAAGCAGGAAATGAATCCTTGTGATTCTTAGCTGATTGCTCAAGCAGAAGGTCTACTAAGACCTTCTGCTTTTTTTATGAATTTTTCTAAACCCTGTTGTGGGAGATTATTAAAATCCTTTGTATTTCAGGCCATTCAATGATCATTTTGTAACGACTGCTGTTTTCAGATCGCTATTCACCTTTGGACACAGGAGCGATATAGTTCTGCTGCTTGAAAGTCGGTCGCTTGAGGATGAGCAGAGCGACATTAAAACAAAGAGGGAAGGACTCCGATGCGAATTATCGCCATCATGAATCAAAAGGGCGGCGTTGGTAAAACAACGTCCAGTGTTAATATTGCAGCAGGACTGGCTCGTCTGGGAAAACGGGTTTGCCTGATCGATCTCGATTCCCAGGGAAACTCGTCATCCCATCTGGGGATCGATATTAACCAGGGGATGCAAACGATCTATCAGGTTTTCTCTGGGGAACGGAAACTGGTCGAAACTCGCCAGTTGGTCAAATCCAATCTCTGGGTCGTTCCTGCCAATATTGATTTGGCAGCGGTTGAAGTTGAGTTGGTCGATGCACAGGGGCGAGAATTTATTCTTAAGCAGGCTCTGGAGCAGTTTGCGCGAGAAGAGCGTGACAAACCTCTCGACTATGTCATCATGGATTGCCCGCCAGCGTTGAACACGGTAACGATTAACGCATTGACAGCCGCCACAGAAATCTTAATCCCTGTTCAGCCACACTATTTGAGTCTACAAGGGTTATCGCGTTTGTTGGAAACGACCGCCCTGATCAAAAGACGTTTGAACCGTAATCTGATAATCACGGGCATGATGCTTTGCCTGTATGAAACAGGTACGAGACTGGCAGCTGACGTAACCGATGATTTGATGCGATTCCTGGAAGAAAGTGATCCACAGGCACCCTGGGCAAATGCGAAAGTATTTAATAGTCGCATCCGCCGAAACATCCGTCTTGCCGAAGCTCCCAGTTATGCTCAGTCCATTTTCGAATACGCTCCCGACTCGACCGGAGCCCACGATTACGGAAATCTCGTTCAGGAAGTTCTGGCCTGCGCAAAAAATCAGCATAATCCACTTTCTTCAGCAGCTTGATTTCGTTACCCGCTAAGAATTTCAAAGTGCAGACAAATTGTCTGTGCTTTTTTCTTTGGTATGTTGCGCATGACGATTGGAGAATCATTCAATTAATGTCTCATAAGCATCGGAATTCCTTCATCGAATTCTCATGCTGGCCATGTGCGATTGTCGCCTGAAATCGTTATCATGGATCGAGCGAATGATGAGACTCATGGTAATGATCTCATCAATAATCAATCATACACAAGACTGTGACGTAATTTCGGCTTAGCCGTAAATATTGCGGATCCCCAGTCGATGCTGATGCTGCCAGCGTTTGCCGAATAGGAGAAATGATGTCTGAATTCCGTATTGAATGTGACTCCATGGGAGAAGTCCAGGTCCCAAAATCAGCGTATTATGGAGCACAAACTCAACGAGCCGTCGAGAATTTTCCAATCTCCGGATGGACACTTCATACCGATTTGATCCATGCCATGGGGTTGGTGAAATTTGCGTGTGGAACAGCGAATCGGGATTTGGGAAAATTAACCGGCACTGGAAAACGCCCGCTCTCGGACAAAGAAGTTGAAGCGATGCTGAAAGCCTCTCAGGAAGTGTCTGCCGGAAACTATGACGATCAGTTTCCGATTGATGTTTTTCAGACAGGATCTGGAACTTCGAGCAATATGAATTGCAATGAAGTGATCAGTAACCGAGCGATTGAAATTCTGGAAGGTGATCGCTTTGCTGCTGAAAAACCAGTGCATCCCAACGATCATGTCAATATGGGACAAAGTACGAATGATACATTCCCGACAGCCATTCATGTCGCCGTCGGGATTGCCATCAAAGAGAAACTGATTCCCGCGCTCGAAAAATTTCAACAGTCTCTGAAAAAGAAGTCGGAAGCGTGGGACCAGATCATCAAGATTGGTCGAACTCACCTGGCGGATGCGACTCCTTTACGTCTTGGCCAGGAATTTGGTGGATTTGCACGTCAACTTGAGTTGAGCGTACAGCGGGCAAAGTTGGCGTTGGAGTCAATTCTGGAATTGCCGGTCGGTGGGACCGCCGTTGGTTCGGGGATTAACACACATCCTGAATTCGGTTCCCGCGTCGCTAAAGTACTCGCGGATGAGACAGCTATCGATTTCGTGGAGGCTGAAAATCATTTTGAAGCCAATGCCCAGCGGGATGGTCTGGTGGAATGCCACAGTCAATTGAAAACAATCGCAACCACTCTGTTTAATCTCTCCAATAACATTCGCTGGTTAGGCTCGGGACCTCGGTGTGGTTTCAATGAAGTGATTATTCCGGATCGTCAGCCGGGAAGTTCGATCATGCCGGGGAAGGTGAATCCCGTCATGTGCGAAAGTATGATGCAGGTTACGGCTCGGGTGATTGGAAATGACGGAGCGATCACAATCAGCGGAGCAGCAGGCGGAAACTTCCAGCTCAATATCATGATGCCCATGATGGCTCAAACGACACTGGAAAGTGTGAATTTACTGGCATCAGCCTCTGATGCCTTTGTCGAATTCTGCAGCGATGACCTGGAAGCCAATGAAGAAGCCTGCAACGCAGCTGTCGAAAAAAGTTTGTCGATGGTGACGAGCCTGAATCCTCACATTGGCTACGAAAAGGCTTCCAAACTTGCTAAGGAAGCTTTCAAGTCTGGTAAAACTATTCGCGAACTGTGTAGCGAACAGAAGATTCTGGATGAGGAGACACTCAAGGAAGCCCTGGATCCAATGCGAATGACAGAGCCTCAAGTCGATTAGTGAATTACGTAGAACAGAAATACTTTGGGCGTGGTCATAACTAATGACCACGCCTTTTTTCGTCTTGAAGTTGCAGTGACCAGGAAGCAGAAATACAAGTAAGTCGGTTATGAAGTCTGTTCCATTTCATCAAAGGGTTTAGTCCCTTCAATATATTTCAGTCCCCAATTAAATATGGATTTGAGAATTGGTTTGAGAGTCTTTCCTTTTTTAGTCAGTCGATAAGCCTCACGGCTCGGAATGGTCTCTGAAGGGTATTTCTCCACAATACCATGCTCCAGCAATCGGGCCAGACGGTTGGAGAGGATATTGGTCGCGATCCCCTCAGGAGACTTCTGAAATTCGCTGAAATGGGACTTGCCCAGGGCCAGATCGCGAACTACGAGTAAGGTCCACTTGTCGCCGATCAAATCGAGTGTACAGGCTACCGGACAGGGGGATCGATGAGATTCAGGTTTCATGACGGATACTTTGGGTTTTGGACTTGTCATAAAGACAGACACTTGCATAATGCAAGTACGTCAGTTGCTTGCATTATGCAAGTGTGTGAAAATTAACACAATTCAGGAGAAGTTGATGAGTAATTATACCATATTCGAAGCCGGAAGTTGGAATGATCTTGGCCAGCATGTTTTTGAACTTGGCCAATTGAAAGGGAAGGGAAAATTGTTTCTGGGAGATCTTCTAAAAACGACCGGCTGTGAGATTTCTATGAATCGAGTAGAGGCCGGGCAATCTTATCCATTCCATCACAAACATCATCAGCAGGAAGAAATTTATATCGTGGTTTCAGGACGTGGCGAATTTCAGATCGATGGTGAGATATTTCCAGTTCAGGAAGGTAGCGTGCTGAATGTTCGCCCTGCTGGTGTGCGGACTTATCGGGCCAGCCAAGAGGAACCTCTGTGTTATCTTTGTATTCAGGCAACTGAAAACAGTTTAACCAGCCATACCATTGGGGATGGAGAAATTGTTCCGGGTGAAGTCGAGTGGCCTGCTCAAAGTATTGTCTGATCTCGTATTCTGTACTTATCAAAAAGACAAAGCTCCTCTGACAAATGCCAGGGGAGCTTTCAGATCGTAGAAAAAACGACTTTATCGAATCCGCTTCATCCGCCAGAAGTTGGGATAGAACGGTCCGTAGTGAAGTGGATAGCTGCGGTCAGTCACAATTTCTCCCTGGCGGGTGAACTTCTTGTGATAGCTGAGTGTGACGGCATATCCACTGTCGACGCCGATCGGAATTGCATGGGGCCAGTAAATGTAAAACGCTTTGCCAACAAATGCCTGGCGAGGAACGGTATGTGTCGTTTCCCAGAAGCGTCCATCGGAGCTCATCGGGCTGTTATCACCAAGTACAAAGAAATTGTCTTCGGGAATTTGGATTTCATAGAAATCAATTTCCTTGCCATGATTCCGGTACGCTCTTTGCCATTCGGACACGTTGTCGAGCAGCAATTCTCCATTTTCGAGTGAGATACCGCTACCTCGATAATAAATGTCACGCAAGATTCTCAAGTCAGAAACGGACCCAGTCATGCCCTGCATGGCAATTCCTACAGGCGTATAATCGGACGCGTCGGGCATCATGCCGTGCAGTTCACTGCTTTCATAATTGGCTGCTTCTCCAAAGTCGATCAGGTCATCATCAATCCAGAGGCAGAGTCGATCATCGACATTCGCAAACCAGAAGGTGTGACTTCCTGTTCCTTTGAACGATGTGTTCGCAGTGGCAAGTTCAATTTCTTCATCTGGATTCAATCCCGCTTCCACCCGCACCAGCCGAGCTTCGCCGGTATTGGGGTTCAAATGACAGCGATACCAGTGAATCCCTTCGGTCAGCTCGATGGTGAAATTGGCTCCTTCCTGAATCTCATCAATATCGACAGAACCTGTAATGTTTAAATCACCCACCCAGAATAATTCGTCTGTGCTCGATCTTCTGAGCGTATCTTCGACGACAGTGTTATAACCACAAAAGTCACCGATCAATCTTGGACGAGGCTCGACAGGGTCATTCGCTTCAATGCTCATCCAGGTCGAATCTTTCGGCGCAAAATGACGATAACGCAACCAGGTCGGCTGATTCGGCTTCTGCCCTTCTTTTGTCAATTGATAGGACCGACTTTCCTCATTCAACTTCCAGGTATTGGGTGCTTCTGACCAGCCTGCAATGGAGCCCTCTGCATTTGTTCTATCAACACCCGCCCAGCGATTTGGCCAGCCAGCCTCCTTCAAAGCCTCGCAGGGAAATGCATCGTTATAAACAGGAATTTGAATAACCCGCTGTTTATTGGGATTATCTTTCCGCAGGATTTCTTCACGTCCATTCTCGGTCACACGGTACAAATTGCCATGATGAATCCGAATCGTTTCTCCCGGCAAGCCGACGAGTCGTTTGATGAAGTTGGTTTTCGAGTCTTCCGGATATTTGAAAACGACGACATCAAATCGTTTTGGTGTCCCCAGTTCGTACTGGAACTTATTAACGAGAATCCGGTCTCCTTTGAATGGAGGAGATGCAAAGGCGGAAGGATTACTGAAGCGGCAATTGGGGCAGCGTGCCTCGTGAATTCGGCTGTTGGGAATGAGCACCGTTCCATCGCGAGTCACTTCGGAACTGGCCCCGAACTGAAAAGTGTAACCACACTGCTCACATTGCATATCTTTATGCCGTCCGAACAGAGTGGGAGCCATCGAACCGGTCGGAATGACGAACGCTTCTGCCTCGAATGTTCGGAATAGAAAAGCCAGCACAAATGCAAAGACAATCGATTCGATCGTTTCTCGAGCCGTCTCTTTTTCTTTCGGTTTTCCCTTAGAGGGTTTCGTCTCTACTGACTTTTCAGTTTTTGTAGAAACCACGGGAGTTTCAGTTTTGGCAGGTTCGTTCATATTATAACTTTCCTCGTGATGCGTTCCCTGATCACGAGTCGTGAGATTTTGAGGCAGGCAAAAGCAGGTTTCCTTATTGATAATATCCTGTACGCTAATGCAATGCCAGACGTTGGACAACATCGGACCCACATAAGACTGTTCAGTTCTCCAACGGGATACCCCAGTGCTGATTTCTTTGCCATTGTTCAACTGAAAAATGGCCCTGAGCATCAATTCGACAGCGAACCGCTCCACCAGTCGTCCACAGAACTTGTTGTGGATTATAGAGTTCTGTCAAATAGTCTCGATGATCTTCATCACCGGTCGAAAAGACGATAATCTCCGCAGCAGCCCATTTCACAAAATCTGGCGCATTATCTTTAATACTGCCATGATGCGGAGCGACGAAGAAATCGTATCCGGGAGAGGTCTCTTCGAATAAGCGTTTTTGTCCGTTCCCCGAAACATCAGCCGGAAACAGCAGATGACGATCGGCGTATTCGACTTCCATCACGATGGAGTGTTCATTATCGCTGGCCGAATATGGGAGAGGCGATGTGCCGCATTGGAGTGTGGATATTCGCACATTTTTATCCAGTTTGATTTCGTCTTCAGGTTGCAACAACTGCAATTTAATCTGCTGGTCTGCTGCTTTTTCAACGATGGCTGACAAACCGGGATGTCTGGGGTTTAATCCAACTGGATTCAAAAAGATGGTGTGAATCGGGACTTCGTCCATCAAAAACGGAATCGCATTCAAGTGATCGGTATCTGTGTGCGAGATTATGATGGCGTCAAGCCTATTGCATCCCAGATCACTCAAACTGGCGGTGATGGCGGATGAGGCAAAGCGGCCGTTTTCCATTGAACCAGCATCAAAGAGGATGGTCTGGCCATTCGGACAACGCATTAAACAGGCATTGCCATGTCCAACACTCAATACGCGACACTCCAGCGACTGCGTAAAGAATGAATTTGATATCGGAGATAAGCCGACCACCAGCAGCAGGCACCAGCTTATTGAAATCCCAGCTTTCAATGGCATGGTCGTCTGTTTCGGGAGAAATACCAGCAAACCCGTGAGTAGACAGAAACAAGCAACAATCCAGGAATTCATACCGGATGGCAACCACTGGAGTGGACCATGAGAAAAAAGTTCTGCTAATTCGCTCATCAGCATGAGAATGTAATGAGTGGGGTTTGCGATTAGACTGGCAATTGTGGTTGAGAAAAATCCGATCACTGCTGTCAGGATCAATCCCGGAAGTGCAATCGCCAGTAACGGCAACGCCAGCACCGTCGCAGGAATACCTGCGAGAGAGACTAGATGAAAATGAGCCGTCAGGATGGGAAGGAGAAACAGGGTGATCGCCAGAGAAATGAACGCCGTTTGTTTGAGGAAGAGAATCACTTTACGGAGACCCAATTGAAAATAAGTGGGAGAATCGGACGTTGATTCCGAAGCTAGCAATTGCGTTTCTTCCTGCTTACGAAACAGACTCGGCATCCATTTCCAGCAGCCGAGGATGGCGACGATGGCCAGAAAAGAAAGCTGCGTCCCCACATCAAACAGCCAACTCGGGTTGACGATCAGGCAGATCCAACCCGCTAATCCAAGTGCTTGAACGGTTCTGATCTTTCGAAAACTCGTCCAACTCCAGAATAACATCAACCCCAGCAACCAGGCTCGAAACACGGGCGGTCGAAACTCGGCGAGAATCCAGGCGAGCGTCATACCCGCCAAAGTAAATTGGTTAAACGACCGAGACGTTCCCCCCAGCAGGCAAGCCAACCAACCTGCCAAAGCCCCAATTAATGCAACATGCAGGCCGGAAATCGAAAGCAGGTGCATCAGGCCACTACGGCGAAACGCAGTGTTAACCTCATCATCCAGCTGGGTACGATCCCCCAGAATCAAAGCATT from Rubinisphaera italica includes the following:
- a CDS encoding SMP-30/gluconolactonase/LRE family protein; the protein is MKSMEMLKSGLLSCITSTLVVPVVLTSLLSASAMAGEWDEILPPGSQVEKLAEGFKFTEGPAWHPEGFLLFTDIPNDRIVKFDANGKLSDFATPVGRCNGLMCDQQGFIYACQMGDGHVMKMDAKGKVLGYLVDTFNNDRMNGPNDLAIDSQGGMYFTDPYYGPEMELPQPMMAVYYIHPDGKTVRIIEDLERPNGVTISPDGKLLYVAEPNRGEVYRYSIQAPGQVTAGHLIYKGDPEIDGNGGPDGMTHDIHGNLYATYDGIVVLNPAGDLIGRIATPEKPANCTFGGPENKTLYITARTGLYKIELGVPGIALPKQGPELAEVTGIEPNLPGVPVMLAEEEKKETKTNDVNLGELTLSIPESWENQPPDNRLRLAQFSIPAAEGADGSAELVVFPPFGGSVDDNITRWINQFDSEGLELKLTQGTTEQGKYHMANIAGLYKKPDGPPFLRKTIDAPDHRMLAVILEIKDQGNYFLKLVGPQKTVDGVIEDFRKSFGADVKSEKEYKIAN
- a CDS encoding DegT/DnrJ/EryC1/StrS family aminotransferase encodes the protein MTKPVASTVPFPTSSSAHDPIPLIDLKPQYQSIKQEIDEAVQRVFENQTFVLGDEVSKFESEIASYCDSREAIGCASGTDALILALQALNIGPGDEVITSPFTFFATASSIERVGAKPVFVDVEENGFNINPQAISAAVTSRTKAIMPVHIFGQCAKMEEINRIATKHNLAVIEDAAQAIGSEYRGRRTGVLGTIGCFSFFPTKNLGGAGDGGMITTDDAQLATRLKRLRVHGDAGRYQHIDLGMNSRLDSLQAAVLSVKLRYLDSWTEGRQRNASWYQELFDREQLGSVIQLPKTLPDRRHVYNQYCVRVHDGLRDEVLNSLREQQIGCAVYYPQPLHLQPCFAHHGYKEGQFPISEQLSRDIMALPIFAELNLGQLERVVSGVGKAVRSAQSKSSSISKAA
- a CDS encoding ParA family protein → MRIIAIMNQKGGVGKTTSSVNIAAGLARLGKRVCLIDLDSQGNSSSHLGIDINQGMQTIYQVFSGERKLVETRQLVKSNLWVVPANIDLAAVEVELVDAQGREFILKQALEQFAREERDKPLDYVIMDCPPALNTVTINALTAATEILIPVQPHYLSLQGLSRLLETTALIKRRLNRNLIITGMMLCLYETGTRLAADVTDDLMRFLEESDPQAPWANAKVFNSRIRRNIRLAEAPSYAQSIFEYAPDSTGAHDYGNLVQEVLACAKNQHNPLSSAA
- a CDS encoding class II fumarate hydratase, whose translation is MSEFRIECDSMGEVQVPKSAYYGAQTQRAVENFPISGWTLHTDLIHAMGLVKFACGTANRDLGKLTGTGKRPLSDKEVEAMLKASQEVSAGNYDDQFPIDVFQTGSGTSSNMNCNEVISNRAIEILEGDRFAAEKPVHPNDHVNMGQSTNDTFPTAIHVAVGIAIKEKLIPALEKFQQSLKKKSEAWDQIIKIGRTHLADATPLRLGQEFGGFARQLELSVQRAKLALESILELPVGGTAVGSGINTHPEFGSRVAKVLADETAIDFVEAENHFEANAQRDGLVECHSQLKTIATTLFNLSNNIRWLGSGPRCGFNEVIIPDRQPGSSIMPGKVNPVMCESMMQVTARVIGNDGAITISGAAGGNFQLNIMMPMMAQTTLESVNLLASASDAFVEFCSDDLEANEEACNAAVEKSLSMVTSLNPHIGYEKASKLAKEAFKSGKTIRELCSEQKILDEETLKEALDPMRMTEPQVD
- a CDS encoding winged helix-turn-helix transcriptional regulator, translating into MKPESHRSPCPVACTLDLIGDKWTLLVVRDLALGKSHFSEFQKSPEGIATNILSNRLARLLEHGIVEKYPSETIPSREAYRLTKKGKTLKPILKSIFNWGLKYIEGTKPFDEMEQTS
- a CDS encoding cupin domain-containing protein; translation: MSNYTIFEAGSWNDLGQHVFELGQLKGKGKLFLGDLLKTTGCEISMNRVEAGQSYPFHHKHHQQEEIYIVVSGRGEFQIDGEIFPVQEGSVLNVRPAGVRTYRASQEEPLCYLCIQATENSLTSHTIGDGEIVPGEVEWPAQSIV
- the lepB gene encoding signal peptidase I; its protein translation is MLSNVWHCISVQDIINKETCFCLPQNLTTRDQGTHHEESYNMNEPAKTETPVVSTKTEKSVETKPSKGKPKEKETARETIESIVFAFVLAFLFRTFEAEAFVIPTGSMAPTLFGRHKDMQCEQCGYTFQFGASSEVTRDGTVLIPNSRIHEARCPNCRFSNPSAFASPPFKGDRILVNKFQYELGTPKRFDVVVFKYPEDSKTNFIKRLVGLPGETIRIHHGNLYRVTENGREEILRKDNPNKQRVIQIPVYNDAFPCEALKEAGWPNRWAGVDRTNAEGSIAGWSEAPNTWKLNEESRSYQLTKEGQKPNQPTWLRYRHFAPKDSTWMSIEANDPVEPRPRLIGDFCGYNTVVEDTLRRSSTDELFWVGDLNITGSVDIDEIQEGANFTIELTEGIHWYRCHLNPNTGEARLVRVEAGLNPDEEIELATANTSFKGTGSHTFWFANVDDRLCLWIDDDLIDFGEAANYESSELHGMMPDASDYTPVGIAMQGMTGSVSDLRILRDIYYRGSGISLENGELLLDNVSEWQRAYRNHGKEIDFYEIQIPEDNFFVLGDNSPMSSDGRFWETTHTVPRQAFVGKAFYIYWPHAIPIGVDSGYAVTLSYHKKFTRQGEIVTDRSYPLHYGPFYPNFWRMKRIR
- a CDS encoding ComEC/Rec2 family competence protein; translation: MNPHEKNEDSTCKPTPRSPALVVAILFAYGIVVDRVLSSRFDFWRWELLVFLELFLLISWLILQRLQGQLALTFLCGAVTICGASWHHWFWELIPPKHIRNYASEEATPVLLEATVLSEPIWKENQLPDFASAWPGSDRTIFHIQSEQIHLTDRTLPVSGRIRLTVSGAFSGVQTGDQILVVGKMRNLPPNRNPGTYDFAEDQRRDSILTTLFCEHAEGVQVLKKADIHILSWFHQGLDDVRIRIREVFQQTLPTDSAAMANALILGDRTQLDDEVNTAFRRSGLMHLLSISGLHVALIGALAGWLACLLGGTSRSFNQFTLAGMTLAWILAEFRPPVFRAWLLGLMLFWSWTSFRKIRTVQALGLAGWICLIVNPSWLFDVGTQLSFLAIVAILGCWKWMPSLFRKQEETQLLASESTSDSPTYFQLGLRKVILFLKQTAFISLAITLFLLPILTAHFHLVSLAGIPATVLALPLLAIALPGLILTAVIGFFSTTIASLIANPTHYILMLMSELAELFSHGPLQWLPSGMNSWIVACFCLLTGLLVFLPKQTTMPLKAGISISWCLLLVVGLSPISNSFFTQSLECRVLSVGHGNACLMRCPNGQTILFDAGSMENGRFASSAITASLSDLGCNRLDAIIISHTDTDHLNAIPFLMDEVPIHTIFLNPVGLNPRHPGLSAIVEKAADQQIKLQLLQPEDEIKLDKNVRISTLQCGTSPLPYSASDNEHSIVMEVEYADRHLLFPADVSGNGQKRLFEETSPGYDFFVAPHHGSIKDNAPDFVKWAAAEIIVFSTGDEDHRDYLTELYNPQQVLWTTGGAVRCRIDAQGHFSVEQWQRNQHWGIPLEN